Proteins encoded by one window of Cloeon dipterum chromosome 4, ieCloDipt1.1, whole genome shotgun sequence:
- the LOC135942085 gene encoding esterase FE4-like, with product MRVVLFATCLFLGSCWAAKGPKVTITQGTLVGKTMTSRSGIKFSAFQGIPYAAPPVGELRFQAPQEAAGWTGERVAQREGNDCAQRHFILPQFTGSEDCLYLNVYTPKLEAGESLPVMVWIHGGGFSSGSGGTEMYGPELLLDRGIVLVSINYRLGMLGFLNLGVAEFPGNYGLKDQVAALRWVQNNIAAFGGDPNSVTIFGESAGGASINYLLISPLTKGLFHRAIIQSGSVFNPWASLPDAERVSLESSKNVGCDQEDLSDLADCLRKVEIRKFGEEGIAMKSRERRIVDFAPSVEPEDTENPFLPRDPRQLTMHDVPIITGVTTHEGMLHFLFKKPLSVEKEFGENKDFYVMKDLKLKENSPLWLKIWNKIETFYKSMPGDEMEQFLTMATDVDFIVGIDQSLRTAVASDRKSPAYVYEFTHDGTLTLLKTLAQIKRPGTCHADELGYLFTQGMLPGWKKAPANDKRVIDLMTTLWTNFAKTGNPTPDDSLGANWLPVEKTSNKPEELVTRYLDIGENLVMKDESLNKERVQFWQEIYSESRRARREEL from the exons ATGCGCGTCGTTTTGTTCGCAACATGCCTCTTCTTGGGGTCGTGCTGGGCCGCCAAAGGGCCCAAGGTCACCATCACGCAGGGAACCTTGGTCGGAAAAACGATGACCTCCCGgtctggaattaaattttccgccTTCCAAGGCATCCCGTACGCTGCACCGCCAGTAGGAGAGCTACGATTTCAG GCACCCCAAGAGGCAGCGGGCTGGACCGGCGAGCGAGTAGCCCAGAGGGAAGGCAACGACTGCGCCCAGCGGCATTTCATTTTGCCCCAGTTCACCGGCTCGGAAGACTGCCTTTACCTCAATGTTTACACACCCAAG CTCGAGGCTGGGGAAAGTCTGCCGGTTATGGTGTGGATCCACGGCGGCGGATTCTCGTCCGGCTCGGGCGGCACTGAAATGTACGGCCCCGAACTTCTGCTGGACCGTGGCATTGTCCTTGTCTCGATTAATTATCGCCTAGGCATGCTTG GCTTCCTCAATTTGGGAGTAGCCGAGTTTCCAGGCAACTACGGTCTCAAAGATCAAGTAGCCGCGTTGAGGTGGGTGCAGAACAACATTGCGGCTTTTGGCGGCGATCCAAACTCGGTGACCATCTTCGGCGAGAGCGCTGGCGGCGCGAGCATTAATTACCTGCTCATTTCTCCGCTTACTAAAG GTCTCTTTCACCGGGCAATTATCCAAAGCGGCTCCGTGTTCAATCCATGGGCGAGCCTTCCAGACGCGGAAAGAGTCAGTTTGGAGTCGAGCAAGAACGTAGGATGCGACCAGGAAGACCTGAGCGATTTAGCCGACTGTCTGCGAAAGGTCGAGATCAGGAAATTCGGCGAGGAGGGAATCGCGATGAAAAGCCGGGAGCGGCGCATCGTCGATTTTGCGCCGAGTGTGGAGCCGGAAGACActgaaaatccatttttgcCGCGGGACCCCAGGCAGCTGACCATGCACGACGTCCCGATAATCACTGGCGTGACCACTCATGAAGGAATGCTTCATTTCTTGT TTAAAAAGCCACTGAGCGTTGAAAAGGAGTTTGGAGAAAATAAAGACTTTTATGTGATGAAAGACCTGAAGCTGAAGGAAAATTCACCGCTGTGGCTGAAAATctggaataaaattgaaacgttCTACAAATCTATGCCAGGCGACGAGATGGAACAATTTTTGACT ATGGCAACTGATGTTGATTTTATTGTCGGAATTGACCAGTCACTGAGAACAGCTGTGGCATCGGATAGGAAGAGCCCAGCCTACGTTTATGAATTCACCCACGACGGAACGTTGACGTTGCTCAAAACCCTGGCGCAGATTAAAAGACCAG GCACATGCCACGCTGACGAACTTGGATACCTTTTCACGCAAGGAATGCTGCCTGGTTGGAAAAAAGCTCCAGCTAACGACAAGCGAGTGATTGACTTGATGACAACTTTATGGACCAATTTCGCCAAGACAGG GAACCCAACTCCTGACGACTCGTTGGGCGCTAATTGGCTGCCGGTGGAGAAGACAAGCAATAAGCCTGAAGAATTAGTCACGCGGTACTTGGACATCGGTGAAAACCTGGTCATGAAGGACGAGAGTTTGAATAAGGAGAGAGTGCAGTTTTGGCAGGAAATTTACAGCGAGAGCAGAAGAGCTCGCAGAGAAGAGCTGtga